tcactgctcctccttcagaggagtttctgttactaagcaaccaactgcagaggagacaatctacttcctgtttacatcacatgaccagtgtaggTGACGTGTGTTAGTGTGGGCGGAGTCTCGATGCTCTGGATATCTCGGTTATAGCTCAAACTCTTGAACAGAGATCGTATTAGAACGACGACGTTTcgagcagcttcctctgctgACGTGTCGGGGCGGAGCTCCGCCTCACCTTGATGAACTCCAGTTTCAGGTACTCGGCCATTTGGAAGGTCTTGCAGACCCTGAAGATGTTTCCGATGATGTCCTCTGGCGAGTAGCCCAGCGCCCACAGCTGCTCCACCACCTTGTAGGCCTCGTCGATCTTCCCCTCCACACAGTGTCCCAGCATGCTTTTCACCAGCAGAGGGTGGGGCTCATCACACACCTTGAACACGTTCTCGCTGTTGATGTAGCCAAAGCCGGAGTTGGTCGACTGCAGGTTGTTCAACGCCtgagaacaacaaaaaaaaacaggagggTGAGTCGTATACAACGACCACGTGCCTCTGAGCCAAGCTTCAGAGTCTGGACgactcctcacctgtctcatgTCTCCCTGGGCGGTGAAGATGACGGCCTCCAGCCCGTcgtcagacacagacagacgctccttctccaccacctcctgcagGCGGGCGAGGATCTGTCCGTCGGTCAGTTTGGAGTAACGCAGCACCGCACAGCGGGACTGGATCGGCTCGATGATCTTATCTGAGGCGTTGCAGGCGAGAGCGAAGCGAGTCGTCTTGGAATAGATCTCCATGATCCTCCTGAGAGCCTGCTGAGCGCCGTCAGTCATGCTGCAGGGGGGGAGGAGACGTTAGGGTTCAACGacacatcaaattaaaaacatttaagaacCATCAACAGGTTTCTTCATTGAATTTCAtcagaagatgaagaagagtcaaacatttaaatcttgtttttagtTGTTTCATGGaaaatagatggatagacaggTACAGTTTCTTTAAAAACCTATTCCACGTTTCCTCCTGAGAGCTAGTGAGAGAAACATGGTGGTAAATTGATGAATGGCTAAATTAGTCGCAGTTAAACTTTTCTGCGACCACTTCAAAGACCCAGATCTGGTTAAAGTCCACAGCAGGAAGTGATCTCACCTGTCGGCCTCGTCCAGGATGATGACCTTGTGTCGTCCTTTGGGCAGTGTGACTTTCTGCTGAGCGAACATCTTGATTTTATTCCTCACCACGTCGATTCCACTGAAGACACAAGGTCACAGAAAGAACACGGAAcatctcagtttgtttttgatcaGTCAGTGAACCCTGATCTGGAGACTTCTCAGGTTGGTGTCAGTCTCACCGCTCGTTGGAGGCGTTGAGCTCCAGCACAGCGTCCTTCATCGAGGCTCCCAGCAGCGCTCGGGCCAAACACAGGATGCTGGTGGTCTTTCCTGTGCCGGGGGGGCCTGGAACAGGAAGAACATGAAGACATCAACACACCTTCTGTTTACATCTTCTGACTTCGCCTTCTCAAATGAAGCTGTCCCACATCTGACCGTGTTTGAAAGAGTCTTCACCGTCTGTGTAGCAGATGAATCTACTTCTCAAGTTGTATCTTAATAAAATGTCTGATGACACTTCATGACAGTGACGTGTAAACATGGAGAATCTTATCTTATGAAGCAGACAGAACTTTGTACAATCACATAATAAAGTTATGAAACTTTCTACAGCAGGAGAGAGTGAATCTAACTTCCGCCCTCCAGGTAAAGACGAGCTTGGAGGGATGTTTGGGACTCGACCCTCCAGCTGAGGGTTGAACAGAGGAACCGACCTGCGATGATGATGTTGGGGACGTTTCCCTCCCTGGCGAACACCTGCAGGCGGCTCAGCGTCTCCACGTTCCCCACGACCTCGCTCAGAAGCAGCGGTCGGTACTTCTCCACCCAGGGCAGCTCGTAGGCTCCGCCGGAGCTCCTCGACGAGCCCTCCCCGGCCTCCGGGTTCTCCCCGGCCGGCTCCTGGCTCTTCTCCTCCGGCCTCGGCTCGGACTCGATCATCTCGACCTCCATGTCGGTGTCAGCCCGCGAACTGCCGCACGATGTTTCCCTCCCCAGCAACCGCGCCACAGCAAACCGGCTCCTCATTGGCCGAGAGCTTATTGGGGAAGGTCCGGATTGGTCGAAAGCAACGCGTTGACATCTCGCGATATTTAAAAGCACCGGAAGTTGGAAGAAGTTGAAAACCCTCTGCTCgcgtctgattggctgatgttCACCGACCGGAAACAAGAACAtggagagaaaatacagaaattaaagttcagagctgaaaataaagaagatgAGGAAGTAAAAAACTTACATTTTAGTACTTTCaaccaaacaacacatttatttaaagtgaaaCTTCTTTCTTCACGAATCGttgaattattgaattattgaaTCGTTGAATTGTTGAATCATTGAATTATTGAATCATTGAATCACTGAATAGATGAATTATTGAATCATTGAATCATTGAATAGATGAATCATTGAATCATTGAATCGTCGAATCGCCCTCTAGTGTTGACTTGGCCGGACCGGAAGTGGTGTTGCTCC
The sequence above is drawn from the Hippoglossus hippoglossus isolate fHipHip1 chromosome 7, fHipHip1.pri, whole genome shotgun sequence genome and encodes:
- the rfc2 gene encoding replication factor C subunit 2, which gives rise to MFLFPVGEHQPIRREQRVFNFFQLPVLLNIARCQRVAFDQSGPSPISSRPMRSRFAVARLLGRETSCGSSRADTDMEVEMIESEPRPEEKSQEPAGENPEAGEGSSRSSGGAYELPWVEKYRPLLLSEVVGNVETLSRLQVFAREGNVPNIIIAGPPGTGKTTSILCLARALLGASMKDAVLELNASNERGIDVVRNKIKMFAQQKVTLPKGRHKVIILDEADSMTDGAQQALRRIMEIYSKTTRFALACNASDKIIEPIQSRCAVLRYSKLTDGQILARLQEVVEKERLSVSDDGLEAVIFTAQGDMRQALNNLQSTNSGFGYINSENVFKVCDEPHPLLVKSMLGHCVEGKIDEAYKVVEQLWALGYSPEDIIGNIFRVCKTFQMAEYLKLEFIKEIGYTHMRVAEGVNSLLQMAGLLGRLCSKTTPPPAS